A window of the Cicer arietinum cultivar CDC Frontier isolate Library 1 chromosome 6, Cicar.CDCFrontier_v2.0, whole genome shotgun sequence genome harbors these coding sequences:
- the LOC101497263 gene encoding GDSL esterase/lipase At5g33370-like: MEGKNQRNIILSIFTTFLYVLSIDVEQVEARAFFVFGDSLVDNGNNNYLATTARADSYPYGIDSPAHRASGRFSNGLNMADLISEKIGEEPTLPYLSPELDGEKLLAGANFASAGIGILNDTGIQFINIIRITAQLAYFKQYQQRVSALIGENEAKKLVNEALVLITLGGNDFVNNYYLVPFSARSREFALPDYVVFLISEYRKILENMYELGARRVLVTGTGPLGCVPAELAMHSRNGECATELQRAVNLFNPQLVQLINQLNSQFGSDVFISANAFTMHLDFVNDPQAYGFVTSKVACCGQGAYNGIGLCTPASNLCPNRDLYAFWDPFHPSEKANRLIVDKFMTGSTEYMHPMNLSTIIALDSRT; the protein is encoded by the exons ATGGAAGGAAAAAACCAAAGGAATATTATTCTTTCTATATTCACAACATTTCTTTATGTGTTGAGCATTGATGTTGAACAAGTTGAAGCAAgagcattttttgtttttggtgatTCTCTTGTGGACAATGGAAATAATAACTACCTAGCTACAACTGCTCGTGCTGATTCATATCCTTATGGAATTGATTCTCCAGCTCATAGAGCTTCTGGTCGTTTCTCCAATGGCCTCAACATGGCTGACCTTATCA GTGAGAAAATAGGGGAAGAACCCACATTACCATATTTGAGTCCAGAGCTCGATGGTGAGAAGTTACTTGCAGGTGCCAACTTTGCTTCTGCTGGGATAGGAATTCTCAACGATACTGGAATTCAGTTT ATAAACATAATCCGAATTACAGCCCAATTGGCATATTTTAAGCAGTACCAACAGAGAGTGAGTGCACTAATTGGAGAAAATGAGGCAAAAAAATTAGTGAACGAAGCATTGGTTCTAATAACATTAGGTGGTAATGATTTTGTGAACAACTATTATTTGGTTCCATTCTCTGCCAGATCTCGTGAATTTGCTCTTCCTGATTATGTTGTCTTCCTCATTTCGGAGTATCGCAAAATCCTTGAG AATATGTATGAATTAGGAGCAAGAAGAGTTTTGGTAACAGGAACGGGACCATTAGGTTGTGTACCAGCTGAATTGGCTATGCATAGTAGAAATGGAGAGTGTGCTACTGAACTTCAAAGAGCTGTTAATTTGTTCAATCCTCAACTTGTTCAATTGATTAATCAACTCAATTCTCAATTTGGTTCTGATGTCTTCATTTCTGCAAATGCATTCACTATGCATTTGGATTTTGTTAATGATCCACAAGCATACG GATTTGTTACATCAAAAGTAGCATGTTGTGGTCAAGGAGCATACAATGGAATTGGACTATGTACCCCAGCTTCTAACTTGTGTCCAAATAGAGATCTATATGCATTTTGGGACCCCTTTCATCCATCAGAAAAAGCAAATAGATTAATCGTTGATAAATTTATGACTGGATCTACCGAATACATGCACCCAATGAACCTTAGTACAATTATTGCTTTAGATTCTAGGACCtaa